The sequence AATCGCCGGCCACCGTGTGAAGGAGTTGTTGTTCGTCCAACAAGCACCGCTTGCTGTTTGTTGTTGATCTCGTCACGTCGAACTTATTTATATGAAGGTGGGTTATAAACGCGCAGGTCAAGATGATACCGAAAGCGAGAGTGAGAAACTGGTTCTCAGATATAAATCTCTCCTTTTCTAACGGAAACACTGAGGAGACCCGATTAATTCACTGTGTTACTTAATAGGCCGTTTGTATATTAAAATCTTGTGACATGAGCACGTTAGAGCTATGCGTGCCATTTCTTAATGAAATggttttttattcattattcaAATGTATTTCTAGTTGGCagcattttaattttgaatcacattaaaatgttttatgtgGATGTATCGAAGAATTATTACGAATCATACTCACATACTTAGTTGTTTCTTTTTTGTGATAACTTCCTGCAAACTTTATGCGGATATGCAAGTTGCATTTTTTATGAGGATAGTAACGTTACAAGATCCAATACGTACCTATTGATACATCGgatacagtaaaaaataatttagaagTAGGCTGGTGTCTATCACCATAAACTGAAAACTAGCAAACGTATCATGAGTATTCCGGACTGATGCCCTTAGACCTTAAACAGGTGGTAGTGGATGGATAAGAAATACCGATGGCGGCTGTGTATTGTGGCGATAGCATCGTGTGAAAAGCTCTGCTAGTGCATGACTGTTGGCTTAAATATAGGGCAGCAGATTCCAACACTATATCAATAGCATAATTTATATCATCGTTAGGAtcagataataaaatatctatctactcaatattttatacCTCTTTACGTTCATTTGATGGTTAGTACTTAACAGACTTATGCCCGTTTTCACCAAGACATCCTAAACAGTTCTCTTAGTAAAAGTTTCTTAAGCTAAGAGACTTCTTAAATCCACTCCCTACGTAAATTCATTTTCACCAAGCTAAGACCTCCCTAGCAATCCGTCACCTAAATACTAGTGATGTTTTTTTACCGATtcaatttcattcattcattttgctGTCAACATTGGCTGTTAGTCAATTGTCTATGcttttaaaagtataatatttgttgacatcgccttatttattatgttttgtttgtaaataagaaACAAGTTGTATTTCATCCTTCCAAAAGAGAAgaagtataatttaataaagtgcAGGAAGCAATGGCAAAAAATAGAAAACGCGGACAATAATTTTCTTGACACTTGACTATTTTGAAGAAATCCGCCTTCACTTTGCTCTCTTCCGCTAGGAGACGGAACTtgaagaaagaagaagaagtggcAGAGCGCAATATCATAAGTGTTGAtgagtgtaataaaataatatgttttaatttagatgaaataaataatttcaccCATATCACAATGGTATTATTAATCCTGGAactcaatatttaagtacctagtaagcAGAAAAAAGACACTTTCTTTAGTTAATCTGAACCTTCGAAAAAAGTTCAAGTGTCCAAGTTGTTACTCCATATTTGTAATTACGTGGTCGAATACACAATCTGTGATTAATTCTATAGCATCAATAGCATCAATATATCTAATTTTGAGTAGCTAGAAATATATTTGCAAACAAAATACTGTCACTTAACTTTAAGAGGCCGAAATTCCACCTCCTAAATTTAGGAAGTCCCTAACGGATTTAAGTGACAGTTTGTCATTGGTGAAAACCATTTCACGCTTAGGAGATCTTTAGAATGAGTTAAAAGTTTCCTAAAATTTAGGATGTCTTGGTGAAAACGGGCATTAAACTCTTTTAGACAGATTCATTGTGAACTTCAAACTCAAGTAAGTATCATAGGGATAATGATATTAATGATATCTACTGAAGTATCAGTTTCTATTTTCAGACCACCGAGcccaagtgaaaaaaaaattcgaGGATAAATGACTTTCAAGTCCTTGAATAGACAAGGCAATAACAAaacatactttatttatagtaaTATGACATGAACCTAATACATGTCACGTTTTAGCAGGACCTTATGACTTATGCATACCTCTACATCGAGACCTATTGCCTATAATTTTGAATATACctaatttgttaaagtttcCGAATGCAGGAGACTATAAACATCACATATACATTTTCTTTGTGTCAGTGTGATCgttaacatttataaaataaacgtttCCACAACTCCAACACCGTATCAATACCGAAGGCCGAATTGTCGCATAAATTCGACCAAATTAAGTGACAGATGTCCAAACTCCATAAATAAAACCAACGTGCGTTTCATAATTCGTTCACCTATCTCATAAATAGTTGAAGGAGATGATTGCGGGTGGGTGCGTTCAGAAAGCGAGACTGGCACGCGACGAGTCTGCTGCGGACATTCCCGCTCATTAAACATTATAGCCGGCTATTGACGCCGCTTCTAAACGCACGTCCCAATGTCATTTCAGACTGTTGTTGATTTACTAGTAGCGGTTGTTGGGTATGGCTTATGTGTATGATACCTATACTGTGCGTATACTTATACTGTTAGgtcataatataatactatTGCTGCAGCTTCGGAATACAAAGTAACCACTAGCTCTCTAGCATCAATAAAATCAGCAACTTAAAACCATCATATCGTCAATGTAAAGTTAGggttaatgattataattacttGAAAAAAACAACGTAAAACAATGCAAGTAGTGCACGGTCTTACTTTCAATACTAAGATCATTAGCATTGCTTGAGAGAAAATCGAATTAATCTCAATTTAGAGATTGAATGTTTAACGTGATATGATGTCATATTTTTTCGTGTTACAGATAATTGATGAATCTAATTACTGTCTAATTGCTCTGAGATAATGCAAATAAAATTCTACACTTCATCTGCACAGTCATTATAGATAATGTTAGCACAAAACACTATGAGTAGGTAATCACTAAAAAGGAATTTACTTATcgcatacatacctacatacatatactcacGCATATACTTATCGCATGATGTAAGTAAAAAGATAAACGATTAAAATTTTAGAGTTTATTTCTAACAATTATATAATCTAAGAGCTCTAGATTATTGAGAATAACAACGACATAGTCATTATCTTTAACTTATCACaaaataactaatataaaaggTACAAGTTAATAAACATTTGTATAAAAACTACTTCtaacgaaaatatttacactCTTACAGTTTACGTTTGtcaatttaaattaacattaaattaaattatttacaataatataacGATCAGTCCCtatttgaattaataaatGCCAAACTTTtcaaacaacaataaaattttagaGCAAAGAACACGACAATAGGACCGTACAATATTATCTTAGCAAACTTGTctaaaattacaaaagtaGATCATATAAACAGGTTATACATAAGTGTAAGACTTGCtaatggtaataaaataattcaagTTTTACGAGTAACATGACATAAATTTGTGGTAAGCATTAAAACGGTAGGTTTATACTGGCAGGTAGAGTTTACGAGGAGTGGTCGTCTTCCACGACGTCTGATTTAGCCTCGGGGATCTGTGGCGGCGGCCGCAGTACCGTGGGGACATGGTGCTCCTCTCGCTTCTCTTCCACCGGACTGCTCTCCGCCTCAAACAGAGCCTCAGTCTTCAGAACTCTCGCATACTTAGGTCTATTCACTCTACGCCTCCTGGGGCCACGCTTCTCAATCTTACTGTGCCCTGACCGACTGCGGTGCGAGTGCTGGGGAGGTGGCTTCAATAGAGGGTACGGTTCCGCTACGTCACTTTTAGGGTACTTCCTCGGGTATGAATGTCTGCTGGGCGACAAGAGGTTCGGATGTCTCTCGCTGACTTTGTGGTCATTGTTGTAAACATTCTTAGGTCGGTTGTCCTCGTAAACATTAACCACACCATCGGAAGCGGTTAAATCAGTTCCTTCACTCACTTCTCGTGCGTCTGGTGCATCTTCTTGCTCTATAACAGCTCCTATAGGGTGAGTGTTGGAAGCGTCAGCAATAGGTATGTTCTCTTCCTCTTCTTGACTTCGAGAATACTTCACCCCCTGGTATGGCCGCCCACTGTATATGTCGTAATAGGGATTGCCAATAGATGTCAAGCCACCTGAGTAAGATCCCAAGCTGCCATAATTATCGGCTTTAAGTAATAACTGTTGCAATGCTGACATATCTAGCTTCATCGGATTCGGTTTGTTAAATTGATCTCTCAATCCTAACATGTGAGAATCGTCAAGTgttggttttccttttaaCACATCTGCTACAAGTTTCAAATCTACGTTAAATGGATTTGCCACCCTAAAGCCATTAATATTAGATAAACCGGCGGCCTGCAATTCAAGGTCTTGATTATTACCACTCATAAGCGGCTGTTTGCTTTGCATGAGTTTTTGGAGAATGTGGTTCGCTACATCAATCTGATGGCTATCGACGTTTTGGTTAATTCTAGGGGGAATAGGAGTCGGGATATTACTTTGAtcaaagttattattattcaggCGTAAGGATTCACTggataaaccttgtgttagtCTGTAAGGGATATCATTGAATTTTAGAACATCTGTTTGTTGAATTGTATTCAATGGTCGGTGTGGACTATTTTGAACAGGGGGTTGTTGTGATGATTGAACTGATGGGAAGTTGTTGGATGTTTGTGATAAGTAGTTTAATTGTTGGGGTCCGGTTTCACCGTATCTTTTATTATCTCCTACTGTACCTGACCCATATAGAGATTCGGTTGGAGATTGTTTTCCATAATACTGCATACTTTGTTCAAACTGTCTGATACTATCTGGTCCAGTTACATCATCTGGCTTGACCTTAATATTGAAACCGTAACCACTGTTTTTGTCTTTGTAATAAGATTCAGTAACTGGTTTGTAGAATTGCTTTAGGTTGTGTTCAAGTTGTTCCTTTGAAAAGTTTGGTATACCATTGTATCTGTTACTGGTATCAAGAACTGTAGGTTTGGAACCTTCACTGCCAATAACATTGGAAACATCTATGGGAACAATGTTTTTCAAAGCCTTAGCATGGTCAAATGGCTGTTTTGGTTTGTTATCAAAAGAACTTTCTTTTGTATTTCCATAAAAGTACGGTGAGGCTGTTATTAAATCTTGTGTTTGAGAATTTCCATATACTACGGTGTTTGTGTTTGAACTGTCAGCATAAAGTTTTCCTTTGGGGCCTTCAGTGTTTGTGTAATACGATGAAACCGACTGTGGTTGATTATTTCTCATTGATCCATAATTTGGTGAGTAATGATTATGTCCAAAGTAAGACTCAGCTAGTCTGGCTAGTTGTTGCTGCTTCATATTTTCTTGTGCTTTAGCAGCGGCCTTAGCAAACTCACGGGCATCGTGGCTTTCAGCTGAAGATTTAGATATTTGATCATAGTTCTGCGACCTACTGGAGTCAAGATAGAAGTTCATTTGACTCACAGCGTTGCCGTCAGCGCTGTAGCCGAACGTTTGATACCGCGTTGGAGAACTACCACTTGCGTAACCGTCATTTACAGGTTTCTTCTCATTTACTTTCCATCCATAGTCACCGCTTGAATAGACACCAGGTTGACTAGCTTGATGCTCCAGATCTCTTGCTCTTTGTCTGTTATAAGGCTGGTATTCTTGCTGAACGTAATCTGAGTAAGGATTACTTCCCACAGGGACATTGCTAATTCTATGGGTTTCAGAGTTTTGATTTTCCGGACTTACGTCAGATCTCCCTTCTTGCTGGTTAGTATTGTACGGTGAATTTTGATATTGagataaagaatattcttGTAAGGTTTTAGTCAGAGAATTCACACCAGCATTGATTGCATTTTGCCAAGAATCGTGTACAGCGTCAGAATACGGCGACGAGCTAGGGGCAGGAGTTGAAGAGGGGAACGGCGTCGAATACTGTTGCAGATTACTGGGATACCTCATACCGTTTGCAGAATTATCGTAATGGTCTATTTGAATTCTTTTGTTTTGGTTTGGATCATACCCGGCCGTATTACCAGCAACGGTACTGACTGAGTTAGAGTAATCTGGAGACCCAGTTTGTACGACTGAGACTGGAGAAGACACATACTGCTGCACACTCGGTTGACTAGAGAGGAACACCGGGGCAGCGCTTGATACATATGCATTAGTAGGTGTCCCTATGAACGGGTTAGAGGCAGTCGACAAGAATGGTGGAAGAGGGGATGGAGTACTCTGCACTCCATCAAATGCAAATGCTCCCGCGTACTGCTGGTAAGCAGCTGGGTTGGCCTGGTACTGTGATTGTGCTTGAGCAATTTTCTGTTCCAGCTGACTGATTTGATTCGCTTGTTGGTTCAGACTCTGTTGCTGCTGAatctgctgctgctgctgttgTTGCTgttgctgctgctgctgctgctggatGTTGTCGTAATTGTTGGGGCTGATGGTCGAGTACTGGTAAGCTGACTGTGGTGTAGCGGTATAACTCAGCAACGGATTCGGAGTTGAAACTTGTTGCAAGTAAGATGCTTGCTGCTGATTTTCAGCCCTCAACTTTTGCAGAAACTCTTCAGGCGGCAAAGAGTACTGCATAGAAGCATACTGATTACTCGCTCCCAGGTTGCTGTCTTGAGGCGCAGTAATATCGTCCACAGGTTCTGGTCTATCATTCGGCTCCAATTGGCGTTGGAATGGATTCTTGATGCGGAACACTTTCCTCCTGTCGCTTCTTCCAGGGTGGTAGTTATTGGGTTTCTCCGCGTCGTCTGTCAAATGATACTGCACACTTACGGAACTGATCGAGTGCTCATTCCTGATTGGGTCGCGCTGGACGACGTTGGTGCTGTAGCTGGTGATGGTCTCCACTTGGCCCTCGTTGTTGGGGTTCGACAACTGTTGCTGGTACCGAAGTAGATCCTGCTCACTGTACCCATCCTGACAGCTGGCGTAGTTGATGACAGCAACTACTAATAGTAGCCGTATCTGAAACAAACgcaaaccattttaaaacactttttaattttaattacctaGCTGGGTGCTGCCTTAACAAGATCTACTGTGTAAGTAATGCGCGTTTTTTTTCATGAACCAGTCTTGTAGTTTCTTGACTAAACGCATGTATAATGTAAGTTAATGATTACGGGGCACGTCGCCGTGGGAGCATTGTAAAACatgtttgtttatgttttcatcCGATAAATACCTAGTAATTAAACTATGGTACGAGTATATGATAGTGAACGTCATACATTGTAACAACATCGATACAATTATAAAGAGCCTCACCTTCTAGGAATTAAACCTACCGTGTTTGTATCACGACGAAACATTTTGAATTTACCTATTATACCTACCAACATAATATCGTATCTATATTATCCTCCAACCGTTTATTTACTTTCTAAGCCCATTGATTTCTCGCCCGTCCCTAACCTTAGTTACTAATTTGCAACATTCCCAACAAGTTTCCTTGCCAAGTTTTTTGCGTCTCCACGCAGGTTCACAAGATTTCTCCTTGAGGGTCAAGCCGGCGACTTGGCAACCGATGCACCTTGCATCCAGTTCTCAAAGTCTGCCCGTAAAGGGCTCTACCGTAACTATTAATATTAGCTAAACTAGGTATTGCTTAAACTGGTACTACACAGTCTTAAGCCTTATTAGGCCCTCCTAAGAGTTTATTTTCTTTGGGTAAGTGGGTTTTATAGGTGTAAGGTTTTACTTTCGATTGCGCGTAACTGATGGCAGGTGATTATGCCTTTATAATTTAGCTGTAAACGGTGTGTTGAGATGAGCATTCAGTAGATTCTATTTATGATTTgttggtatattattatgtcacttaatcatattttattacaatgatTGAAATGAGTGTAGGTCCAGCTATGTAATATCTCTCtcgtaggtataattaatatataaacATATAATCTGAATGCATGGTACTGATTACTCGTATAGATAACGTCCACTTCCAAAAGCCGAGCacaaagtaattaaaaaaaatacacaaaattatttaaaaatgagaAGGGTATGTGAGTATGTagttacaaaattaatttgtcATCCATTCTTACAAACTCGTAATTTATTGACTAACCATTACTATTAACTAGCGTGCGATAAATACTAACATAagtatctataaaaaaatagaagaTCATTTTTATTACCATCGTAAAGAAGACATGCAACCATTAGAAACAGTCATTTCTAATACCTAGGATTCTCTCTCATTACTTCAGCACGCTTTtaatgtttattgtttttacgCCCACTATTAAAATTGTGCATGAAAGTCTAACCAACTTTATCACTTTTACCacttttcataaaaatgtGGCAGTTTTTTATGGTAAAGAATTCAATGGTTTAAAAATTGTTCGGGACAACTATTTGACAActatacgtacctacctataggtaatttaatattagtttACTACCTATAACTAACCGAAATAAGTAACTAAAGTAACTATATTTCCTACCGGATTATATGTATTTCGATGAAATATATCGAAATGAGATTGACCCTTCAACACCAACGAAAGTGAATTTTATACCATTCCATTCGATTTCATTCGACCGATTTCAATCACGAATCTCGATGCAACATGGCTCTTCAGTTTAGATTTCTTGTCAATTATACTCGATTATCGTCAATCGTGAATGCATTGAAACAATGGAAAGTCAAGTAAGAGCTTAGAACATCGACTGTTCAACATTACTAGTCGCTTAGACGTAACCGTTATCATTGAAACCTGAACCGTATTGAAGTTTCTTAAGAGTCAGAGTGTGTAGTGCCGGGGGACTTGCAACTAGAAGGGTAAGGATTATGCAGTCAAGACTTCACGATGCAAGGGCGAAGGTCATGATTATGAATGCTCCATGCCGCATGCGCCTGCGCAAGATTACGCTTGTAAATTGAAGGCTATAGTGAAAATTACCGTCAGAACTTTACATAATGTTACGTTGAGTGGTGGAGATGACGCTGTTAGAAGATAAATGGTGGGTTTACAGTAAGTTATGGTATGGGTGTGTTTGCCAATATATCAGAAGAGGCTATTTTCTTACAGAGCCTCTACACTACGGTCAGTTTCGGTTATTAGAGGACATTAAATATTTCGTCTCAATCTGATGttacaaagataaaatacaaatatacttacctaggtattatacacttagggctgatttttcaatagtcagataagtgttatctgaggaataaaactgtttgtattagggctgatttttcaatagacaGCTAAACGCTATCTgacgaataaaattgttgctgtcatcGTCTATTACAAATCTATTACAAAGGAAAGTTACATTAACTGGTATTAAACTTCATCGTACACGTTCAGCAGAAATTATTCCCCATAAAGGTAATTTATGTCCATCATAACTTTACACGGTCTTAAGGTTCAGAGGTTTAAAGTTTATTAGATGTTTAAAATGGATAAATAAGTGTTTCCATAGTaagggttaccaccaccgaacattagcaatttaaCAATtcttaagcagcgtcgctcgcttatCTAATCTAatgtaacttgtatggatgtgattggtttttttaaaaataaatttatgttctGGATGCTAATTTTGCACAACAATAAATTTCTTTAAGTCTCTTATTACCTCTACTCTTACTTCAAGTAAACTAAACGTAGAGATCTATCATAATACCTTCACGGTGACTAACTTTGTAAACACACTGATATTATATCcgataaatgtaataatatcGTTTCACTTTCATACTTATTACATACatcatctttatttttatacattgtTTTAAAGGTGCAAATTGGAGGTAAACTTAAAGATGTTTCACTTTTGAGTTCATTCTTACATCCCtcctattaaattttatgacattATCATATGTACACCTATCTAAAAATTGAGTTGAGAAAatggtaggtacattattgaGTTACGGtcatttgcaaaaaatatataggcactactgtttgtatttatgtatattattttgaaagtATAGTTTAGACATTTAATAATGTCCAAAACCATTAAAAACTCTCAGGTTTTTGGAGCACTTTTTGATGACATTCATATGCGCAAagaaaagacatcaacgcagCTCCgaacttacaaaatgcagggCTTTCATagaatgtatattttaataaaaagcgAAAAGTCTcttaatgtatgtattatgtactaggtacaatcattatatttaaactttaaaaaatataggtattaggtTATTATTAGTGCTTTTTCGACCAAC is a genomic window of Plutella xylostella chromosome 18, ilPluXylo3.1, whole genome shotgun sequence containing:
- the LOC105386516 gene encoding ras guanine nucleotide exchange factor P produces the protein MNAVTRLIRLLLVVAVINYASCQDGYSEQDLLRYQQQLSNPNNEGQVETITSYSTNVVQRDPIRNEHSISSVSVQYHLTDDAEKPNNYHPGRSDRRKVFRIKNPFQRQLEPNDRPEPVDDITAPQDSNLGASNQYASMQYSLPPEEFLQKLRAENQQQASYLQQVSTPNPLLSYTATPQSAYQYSTISPNNYDNIQQQQQQQQQQQQQQQIQQQQSLNQQANQISQLEQKIAQAQSQYQANPAAYQQYAGAFAFDGVQSTPSPLPPFLSTASNPFIGTPTNAYVSSAAPVFLSSQPSVQQYVSSPVSVVQTGSPDYSNSVSTVAGNTAGYDPNQNKRIQIDHYDNSANGMRYPSNLQQYSTPFPSSTPAPSSSPYSDAVHDSWQNAINAGVNSLTKTLQEYSLSQYQNSPYNTNQQEGRSDVSPENQNSETHRISNVPVGSNPYSDYVQQEYQPYNRQRARDLEHQASQPGVYSSGDYGWKVNEKKPVNDGYASGSSPTRYQTFGYSADGNAVSQMNFYLDSSRSQNYDQISKSSAESHDAREFAKAAAKAQENMKQQQLARLAESYFGHNHYSPNYGSMRNNQPQSVSSYYTNTEGPKGKLYADSSNTNTVVYGNSQTQDLITASPYFYGNTKESSFDNKPKQPFDHAKALKNIVPIDVSNVIGSEGSKPTVLDTSNRYNGIPNFSKEQLEHNLKQFYKPVTESYYKDKNSGYGFNIKVKPDDVTGPDSIRQFEQSMQYYGKQSPTESLYGSGTVGDNKRYGETGPQQLNYLSQTSNNFPSVQSSQQPPVQNSPHRPLNTIQQTDVLKFNDIPYRLTQGLSSESLRLNNNNFDQSNIPTPIPPRINQNVDSHQIDVANHILQKLMQSKQPLMSGNNQDLELQAAGLSNINGFRVANPFNVDLKLVADVLKGKPTLDDSHMLGLRDQFNKPNPMKLDMSALQQLLLKADNYGSLGSYSGGLTSIGNPYYDIYSGRPYQGVKYSRSQEEEENIPIADASNTHPIGAVIEQEDAPDAREVSEGTDLTASDGVVNVYEDNRPKNVYNNDHKVSERHPNLLSPSRHSYPRKYPKSDVAEPYPLLKPPPQHSHRSRSGHSKIEKRGPRRRRVNRPKYARVLKTEALFEAESSPVEEKREEHHVPTVLRPPPQIPEAKSDVVEDDHSS